The region GACACTATAACCCCTTCTGGGATGGATCTAGACACAGCGCAGATGTGGGCAGCTCCTCCTCAGACTCAGAATGTGACAACAGCCTACCACGTTTCTTTATTCGGACCAAAGACGGCAGTGAACCTCCACGTGACCATCTCCAGAGCTCCTTCTCCTACGTTTGCCACAGGTTGGAAGGCCTACGAACAGAAACAGACCCTGAagtggagacagaaaaagatgGGGAGAGGCAGCAAAGTTGCAAAAATGAAGTGCTAAGTGAAGATTCAACTCAGTTCGTTCCTCGGGGTCTGTTTCGTAGCCAGAAGAGAGACGGCTGGCCTGTCATGCTCAGGATTCCTGAAAAAAAGAACCGCATGTCTTCTCGACAGTGGGGGCCGATCTACCTCCGCTTGTTGCCGGGAGGTGTGCTGCAGATGTACTACGAGAAAGGGCTGGAGAAGCCGTTCAAGGAGTTCCAGCTTCTCCCTCAATGTCGGCTCTCGGATCTTAAACTGGAAAGCTACGGAGAGCCTCGCAAGGTCCTCGCAGTCAAGGTGGAACACTTCTCCTACATTGAGAAGAAACGCTATCACCCAAAGTTGGAGGTTAGTCATGATGCAGAGGTAGACCAGCTGCTCAAGTTTGGCTCCACAGTGCATGACGACATGGAGGACTTAGTAGTATCCATGGAAGAGGAAATCTTCAAACTGTGTATGCCCCATCAGCAGAGGCGGCACTATGAGGAGCAGGAGCTGTCGCTGCAGATCACTGATCATATCTGGGTACAACTGGATAAGTCTGGAGGAGTCGTGGAGCGGACAGCTTTCACCCAGATTCACTGTCTGGCTTTTCTGAACGGACTAGGGGATTGTTTTCTTGCCCTAAATGATCTCGGGCTGCTGCGCTTCGACTCCAGCTACGGGTCCGAGGAGGGCAGTGAACTCTGGATGGAGATTGCTGACTGCCATTTTCACAAATGTGTGAATGAGACAGAGTTTCAGAGGTCCCGGCTGATTAAGTTCTCTCCTCCTGACGCCTGCAGGGTAGAGCTGATGCGGTACAAGACAACAAGTCTGGCTTGCACAGATATTCCTTTCTCAATCAAAGCTGTGGTCACAGTTCAAGGTGCCTATGTGGAGCTGCAGACCTTTCTTAACATGTCAGCCACCTTCCTTTCCTCCATGGGGGGGTCTGACAGGCACCCACTGTGTGAGAATGTAGTGATCCGTGTGCCGGTGCCAGGCGACTGGGTCAAAGTGACACAGACAGTGGCCTTGCTGCGACAGAGGTCACTGAAGGCCCGTATGAACAGAAATGCCTGCTTGGGCTCTGTCGGAAATGCAGATTCACAGCCTGTCATGCAGGTG is a window of Seriola aureovittata isolate HTS-2021-v1 ecotype China chromosome 14, ASM2101889v1, whole genome shotgun sequence DNA encoding:
- the LOC130180933 gene encoding stonin-1, encoding MCSTNHSNWVTFEDDNTPLSSPQKPLQSPGLIKASVPRPNGLKLVLPPIRDTSWSFSRSLESPQSHSSLSGSSCVPCNTPFCTPVSGGPSSASPFHSNTWEKNDFFQSLSSTSTTSAPSPAPEALNQTSDGPSPFPSFQGNSGHYNPFWDGSRHSADVGSSSSDSECDNSLPRFFIRTKDGSEPPRDHLQSSFSYVCHRLEGLRTETDPEVETEKDGERQQSCKNEVLSEDSTQFVPRGLFRSQKRDGWPVMLRIPEKKNRMSSRQWGPIYLRLLPGGVLQMYYEKGLEKPFKEFQLLPQCRLSDLKLESYGEPRKVLAVKVEHFSYIEKKRYHPKLEVSHDAEVDQLLKFGSTVHDDMEDLVVSMEEEIFKLCMPHQQRRHYEEQELSLQITDHIWVQLDKSGGVVERTAFTQIHCLAFLNGLGDCFLALNDLGLLRFDSSYGSEEGSELWMEIADCHFHKCVNETEFQRSRLIKFSPPDACRVELMRYKTTSLACTDIPFSIKAVVTVQGAYVELQTFLNMSATFLSSMGGSDRHPLCENVVIRVPVPGDWVKVTQTVALLRQRSLKARMNRNACLGSVGNADSQPVMQVSIGTVKYENVYSAVVWRIDRLPAKNTAVDHPHSFSCKLELGSDQEIPNDWYPFVTMECEIMGAVVSQTRVKSLGTTNDIQPQKHLTSWTRYHCQVEVEKKWIETESQRQSGCMTQ